From a region of the Athene noctua chromosome 14, bAthNoc1.hap1.1, whole genome shotgun sequence genome:
- the EIF4G2 gene encoding eukaryotic translation initiation factor 4 gamma 2, producing MAAVRSGRHFLVGFFSLSSAQNGGSGRWPPLLPALGFPRTLSAGVEDLGSPRWAPKGSGTDAFEVRAAYLRPGRWARVVPGRSSAVRGTRSAAISPFLAAVSGGRGCLRGLPLAGAASLRVADCGLVISRVRIAGGGRNTACSQEAVARGVLWLLLAYSRPPSAEGSAECRGAAAASSRLARVCCRGSGGEFCFSPPRQFNFILLKILRCQAAKVESAIAEGGASRFSASSGGGGGRGAPQHYPKTASNSEFLGKTPGQNAQKWIPSRSTRRDDDSANDKERHDAIFRKVRGILNKLTPEKFDKLCLELLNVGVESKLILKGVILLIVDKALEEPKYSSLYAQLCLRLAEDAPNFDGPSAESHPGQKQSTTFRRLLISKLQDEFENRTRNVDIYDKHDGPLLPEEEEQRAIAKIKMLGNIKFIGELGKLDLIHESILHKCIKTLLEKKKRVQLKDMGEDLECLCQIMRTVGPRLDHAKAKSLMDQYFARMRSLMSSKELPARIRFLLQDTVELREHNWVPRKAFLDNGPKTINQIRQDAVKDLGVFIPAPMSQGMRSDFFLEGPFMPPRMKLDRDPLGGLADMFGQMPGSGIGTGPGVIQDRFSPTMGRHRSNQLFNGHGGHLMPSAQSQFGELGKSFLKSQGQSQLYHNQNQGLLSQQQGQSKDMPPRFSKKGQLNADEISLRPAQSFLMNKNQVPKLQPQITMIPPSAQPPRTQTPPLGQPPQLGLKTNPPLIQEKPAKTTKKPPPSKEELLKQTEAVVTEYLNNGNANDAVNTVREMRAPKHFIPEMLSKVIIQSLDRSDEDKEKASTLISLLKQEGIATSDNFMQAFLNVLDQCPKLEVDIPLVKSYLAQFAARAIISELVSISELAQPLESGTHFPLFLLCLQQLAKLQDREWLTELFQQSKVNMQKMLPEIDQNKDRMLEILEGKGLSFLFPLLKLEKELLKQIKSDPSPQAIYKWIKDNISPKLHVDKGFVNILMTSFLQYISSEVNPPSDESDSSSAPSKEQLEQEKQLLLSFKPVMQKFLHDHVDLQVSALYALQVHCYNNNFPKGMLLRFFVHFYDMEIIEEEAFLAWKEDITQEFPGKGKALFQVNQWLTWLETAEEEESEEEAD from the exons ATGGCGGCTGTCCGAAGTGGCCGCCATTTTCTCGTCGgcttcttctctctttcttccgcACAAAATGGCGGCTCGGGCCGATGGCCGCCCCTGCTGCCCGCTCTCGGATTTCCGCGGACGCTAAGCGCAGGGGTAGAGGATCTCGGCAGCCCCCGCTGGGCGCCGAAGGGAAGCGGAACAGACGCGTTTGAGGTTAGAGCCGCGTATCTGCGGCCGGGGAGATGGGCTCGGGTAGTGCCGGGTCGTAGCTCCGCCGTTCGGGGCACGAGGTCGGCTGCGATATCCCCGTTTCTAGCTGCGGTCTCTGGGGGCCGCGGGTGCCTCAGAGGTTTGCCCTTGGCGGGGGCAGCCTCGCTACGTGTAGCGGACTGCGGTCTTGTGATCTCCCGGGTCCGCATTGCTGGGGGCGGGAGGAACACTGCTTGTTCTCAAGAGGCGGTGGCGAGAGGGGTTTTGTGGCTGTTGCTCGCTTACTCCCGTCCGCCCTCCGCGGAGGGGAGCGCGGAGTGCCGAGGAGCCGCGGCAGCCTCGTCTCGCCTCGCCCGTGTTTGCTGCCGGGGCTCGGGCGGCGA gttttgtttttccccaccccgtcaatttaattttattcttttgaagATTCTTCGTTGTCAAGCCGCCAAAGTGGAGAGTGCGATTGCAGAAGGGGGTGCTTCTCGTTTCAG TGCTTCTTCAGGCGGAGGAGGTGGTAGGGGTGCACCTCAGCACTATCCCAAGACTGCCAGCAACAG CGAGTTCCTGGGGAAAACCCCAGGGCAAAACGCTCAGAAATGGATTCCTTCACGAAGCACTAGACGAGATGACGACTCCGCAAACGACAAAGAACGACATGATGCAATCTTCAGGAAAGTAAGAGG caTACTAAATAAGCTTACTCCTGAAAAGTTTGACAAGCTATGCCTTGAGCTCCTCAATGTGGGTGTAGAATCTAAGCTCATCCTAAAAGGGGTCATACTGCTG ATCGTAGACAAAGCCCTTGAAGAGCCCAAGTATAGCTCACTGTATGCTCAACTATGTCTGCGACTGGCAGAAGATGCACCCAACTTTGATGGCCCATCAGCAGAGAGTCATCCAGGACAGAAGCAAAGCACA ACATTCAGACGCCTCCTAATATCTAAACTTCAAGATGAATTTGAAAACCGAACCAGAAATGTTGATA TCTATGATAAGCATGATGGTCCCCTCCTCCCtgaggaggaggaacagagagCCATTGCCAAGATCAAGATGCTGGGGAACATCAAATTCATTGGAGAACTTGGCAAGCTTGATCTTATTCATGAATCTATCCTTCATAAGTGCATCAAAACA cttttggaAAAGAAGAAGAGAGTCCAACTCAAAGATATGGGGGAGGATTTGGAGTGCCTCTGTCAGATAATGAGGACAGTGGGACCTAGATTAGACCATGCAAAAGCCAAG TCCTTAATGGATCAGTACTTTGCCCGTATGCGCTCCTTGATGTCAAGTAAGGAATTGCCAGCAAGGATTCGTTTCCTGCTGCAG GATACTGTGGAGTTGAGAGAACACAACTGGGTTCCTCGCAAAGCTTTTCTTGACAATGGACCAAAGACTATCAATCAAATCCGTCAAGATGCAGTAAAA GATCTGGGAGTTTTTATTCCTGCTCCTATGTCTCAAGGGATGAGAAGCGACTTCTTTCTGGAGGGACCCTTTATGCCACCCAGGATGAAACTTGACAGGGACCCACTCGGAGGGCTTGCTGATATGTTTGGACAAATGCCAG GTAGCGGAATTGGTACTGGTCCAGGGGTTATTCAGGATAGATTTTCACCCACCATGGGACGCCATCGTTCAAACCAACTCTTCAATGGCCATGGGGGTCACCTCATGCCTTCTGCTCAATCCCAGTTTGGAGAACTAGGCAAATCTTTTCTGAAAAGTCAG GGGCAAAGCCAGCTCTACCATAACCAGAATCAGGGACTCTTATCCCAGCAACAAGGACAGTCGAAGGATATGCCACCTCGGTTTTCTAAGAAAGGACAGCTTAATGCAGATGAG ATTAGCCTGAGACCTGCTCAGTCTTTTCTAATGAATAAAAACCAAGTGCCAAAGCTTCAGCCCCAGATAACTATGATTCCTCCCAGTGCTCAACCACCACGCACTCAGACACCACCTTTGGGACAG CCTCCTCAACTTGGTCTTAAAACAAATCCACCGCTTATTCAAGAAAAGCCTGCAAAGACCACCAAGAAGCCACCTCCTTCTAAAGAAGAGCTGCTTAAACAAACT gaagCTGTTGTGACTGAGTATCTGAACAATGGAAATGCTAATGATGCTGTCAATACTGTGAGAGAAATGAGAGCTCCGAAACACTTCATTCCTGAAATGTTGAGCAAAGTAATCATTCAATCCCTAGATAGATCAGATGAAGACAAAGAGAAAGCAAGTACTTTGATCAGCTTGCTCAAGCAGGAGGGAATAGCCACAAGTGACAACTTCATGCAG GCATTCCTGAATGTATTGGACCAGTGCCCCAAACTGGAGGTGGACATCCCGCTGGTGAAATCCTACTTAGCACAGTTTGCAGCCCGTGCCATTATTTCGGAACTGGTGAGCATTTCCGAACTGGCTCAACCACTGGAAAGTGGCACCCATTTCCCTCTCTTCCTGCTTTGCCTTCAGCAGTTAGCTAAGTTACAAGACCGTGAATGGCTAACAGAATTGTTCCAGCAAAGCAAAGTGAATATGCAGAAAATGTTACCAG AAATCGACCAGAACAAGGACCGCATGCTGGAGATCTTGGAAGGGAAGGGGCTTAGCTTCTTGTTCCCACTTCTGAAACTGGAGAAGGAACTGCTAAAGCAAATAAAATCGGATCCATCCCCTCAAGCCATCTATAAGTGGATTAAAGATAACATTTCACCCAAACTTCATGTAGATAAGGGATTTGTGAATATATTGATGACCAG tttcttGCAGTATATTTCTAGTGAAGTAAACCCACCTAGTGACGAATCAGATTCTTCATCTGCTCCATCTAAAGAGCAGCTAGAGCAGGAAAAACAACTGCTTCTTTCCTTCAAGCCAGTGATGCAGAAGTTCCTCCATGACCATGTTGATCTGCAAGTGAGTGCTTTATATGCACTCCAGGTGCACTGCTACAACAACAACTTCCCAAAAG GCATGCTACTGCGCTTCTTTGTTCATTTCTATGACATGGAGATCATTGAAGAAGAAGCCTTCTTGGCATGGAAAGAAGATATTACTCAAGAGTTTCCAGGGAAAGGCAAAGCTTTATTCCAG GTAAACCAGTGGCTAACCTGGCTGGAAACTGCTGAAGAAGAAGAATCTGAAGAAGAAGCTGACTAA